A single window of Methylomarinum sp. Ch1-1 DNA harbors:
- the glmS gene encoding glutamine--fructose-6-phosphate transaminase (isomerizing) — protein MCGIVGGIAQRDVVPILMEGLRRLEYRGYDSAGLAVVNDQKIFRKRALGKVSALQALIDQDPIGGALGIAHTRWATHGKPSTDNAHPHVSNDSVAVVHNGIIENHDQLRTSLKENGYRFTSETDTEVIVHKIHDQLEKNPNLLTAVQKAVSSLDGAYALGVVNKDQPDTLVACRKGSPLVIGVGIGEYFIASDIAALLPVTQRFIFLEEGDIAELKTDSLVIYDSNQNVVDRPIKESQLRADAVEKGQYRHYMLKEIYEQPWAITQTLEGRFVDNRLQDNAFGHNAAEVFDNIKAVQILACGTSYHAGMVAKYWLEKYARVPCNIDVASEFRYRRPVIAEGTLVVTISQSGETADTLAALLEAKKMGVKYALTICNAPESSLVRESDLVLMTRAGPEIGVASTKAFTTQLVSLLMLVIAVGRRFELSEEIERQISSELFTLPGNLEKVLKLDEQIQRLSEQFAEKHNALFLGRGTQYPIAMEGALKLKEISYIHAEAYPAGELKHGPLALIDAEMPVITVAPNNTLLEKLKSNMQEVSARGGQLIVFMDESLEADEAENLQIIKVPKVANVISPIVYTVPLQLLSYHVAVLKGTDVDQPRNLAKSVTVE, from the coding sequence ATGTGCGGGATAGTAGGTGGAATTGCGCAACGCGATGTCGTACCCATTTTAATGGAGGGCTTGCGTAGACTCGAATACAGAGGCTATGACTCCGCCGGCTTGGCGGTTGTCAACGATCAGAAAATTTTCAGAAAAAGAGCGCTGGGCAAGGTCAGCGCCTTGCAGGCATTGATCGATCAGGATCCAATCGGTGGCGCCTTGGGCATCGCTCATACCCGCTGGGCCACGCACGGCAAACCCAGCACCGACAATGCTCATCCGCATGTTTCCAACGATAGCGTTGCAGTCGTGCATAACGGCATCATCGAAAACCATGATCAACTCAGAACTTCGTTGAAAGAAAACGGCTATCGGTTTACCTCGGAAACCGATACCGAAGTGATCGTGCACAAGATTCACGATCAGCTGGAAAAAAATCCAAACCTGTTGACGGCGGTCCAGAAAGCTGTATCAAGTCTGGACGGCGCCTATGCATTAGGGGTGGTCAACAAGGACCAGCCCGACACCCTAGTGGCTTGTCGTAAAGGCAGTCCGCTGGTCATCGGCGTCGGCATCGGCGAATACTTCATCGCCTCCGATATCGCCGCCCTGCTGCCGGTCACTCAGCGCTTCATCTTCCTGGAAGAAGGCGACATCGCCGAGCTGAAAACCGACAGCCTGGTCATTTACGACAGCAACCAAAACGTGGTCGATCGCCCGATCAAGGAAAGCCAGTTAAGAGCCGATGCCGTCGAAAAAGGCCAATATCGCCATTACATGCTGAAGGAAATTTACGAACAGCCCTGGGCTATCACCCAGACGCTGGAAGGGCGTTTCGTCGATAACCGTTTACAGGACAACGCCTTCGGACATAACGCCGCCGAGGTGTTCGATAACATCAAGGCCGTGCAGATTCTGGCCTGTGGCACCAGCTATCACGCCGGCATGGTGGCAAAATATTGGTTAGAGAAATACGCCAGAGTGCCTTGCAATATCGACGTCGCCAGCGAATTTCGCTATCGCCGGCCGGTCATCGCCGAAGGCACGCTGGTCGTGACCATTTCCCAGTCCGGCGAGACCGCCGACACCCTAGCCGCCCTGTTGGAAGCCAAAAAAATGGGCGTCAAATACGCCTTGACCATCTGCAATGCGCCGGAAAGCTCGTTGGTCAGGGAATCCGACTTGGTGTTGATGACCCGCGCCGGTCCGGAGATCGGCGTCGCCTCGACCAAGGCGTTTACGACCCAGTTGGTTTCGTTGTTGATGTTGGTGATTGCCGTCGGGCGCCGCTTCGAACTGTCCGAAGAAATCGAAAGGCAGATTTCCTCGGAACTGTTCACGCTGCCGGGCAACCTGGAAAAAGTATTGAAACTCGACGAGCAAATCCAACGTTTGTCCGAACAATTCGCCGAGAAACACAATGCCCTCTTCCTCGGCCGCGGCACGCAATATCCGATCGCGATGGAAGGCGCGCTGAAACTGAAGGAAATCTCCTATATCCATGCCGAAGCCTATCCAGCCGGCGAATTGAAACACGGTCCGCTGGCCTTGATCGACGCGGAAATGCCGGTCATCACCGTCGCGCCGAACAATACCTTGCTGGAAAAACTGAAATCCAACATGCAGGAAGTCAGCGCCCGCGGCGGCCAGTTGATCGTGTTCATGGACGAATCGCTGGAAGCCGACGAAGCCGAAAATCTGCAGATCATCAAAGTGCCCAAGGTCGCCAACGTGATCTCGCCGATAGTCTATACCGTGCCATTGCAGCTATTGTCCTACCATGTCGCGGTGCTGAAAGGGACCGATGTCGATCAGCCTAGGAATTTGGCTAAGTCGGTGACGGTGGAGTAG
- the atpD gene encoding F0F1 ATP synthase subunit beta — MSLGKIVQIIGAVVDVEFPREQLPKVYDALNVEDKGLVLEVQQQLGDGVVRTIAMGTTDGLSRGVAVSNTGEAIKVPVGQETLGRIMNVLGDAIDEKGPIGEKEKWVIHRDAPSYDEQAPANELLETGIKVIDLVCPFAKGGKVGLFGGAGVGKTVNMMELIRNIAIEHSGYSVFAGVGERTREGNDFYHEMTDSNVIDKVSLVYGQMNEPPGNRLRVALTGLTMAEFFREEGRDVLFFVDNIYRYTLAGTEVSALLGRMPSAVGYQPTLAEEMGVLQERITSTKTGSITSIQAVYVPADDLTDPSPATTFAHLDATVVLSRQIAELGIYPAIDPLDSTSRQLDPLVIGQEHYDVARRVQGILQRYKELRDIIAILGMDELSEEDKLTVSRARKIQRFLSQPFFVAEVFTGSPGKYVSLKDTIAGFKGIIEGEYDDLPEQAFYMVGTIDEAIEKAKGMK; from the coding sequence ATGAGTTTGGGTAAAATCGTTCAGATTATTGGCGCGGTTGTTGACGTGGAGTTTCCGCGTGAACAGCTGCCGAAAGTCTATGACGCGTTAAATGTAGAAGACAAAGGCCTGGTATTAGAGGTTCAGCAGCAATTAGGCGACGGCGTTGTAAGAACCATTGCGATGGGCACGACCGACGGCCTGAGCCGCGGAGTCGCAGTCAGCAACACCGGCGAGGCGATCAAGGTTCCGGTAGGTCAGGAAACACTGGGACGGATCATGAACGTGCTCGGTGATGCGATCGATGAAAAAGGCCCGATCGGCGAAAAGGAGAAATGGGTCATCCACCGCGATGCGCCTTCCTATGACGAACAAGCGCCGGCCAACGAATTGCTGGAAACCGGCATCAAGGTCATCGACTTGGTTTGTCCATTCGCCAAAGGTGGTAAAGTCGGCCTGTTCGGCGGCGCCGGCGTGGGTAAAACGGTCAACATGATGGAGCTGATCCGTAACATCGCGATCGAACACAGCGGTTATTCGGTATTCGCCGGTGTCGGTGAGCGGACTCGTGAAGGTAACGACTTCTATCACGAAATGACCGATTCCAACGTGATCGACAAAGTATCGCTGGTTTACGGTCAAATGAATGAGCCGCCCGGCAACAGACTGCGCGTTGCATTGACCGGTCTGACCATGGCCGAGTTTTTCCGGGAAGAAGGTCGTGACGTTCTATTCTTCGTCGACAACATCTATCGTTATACGCTGGCGGGCACCGAGGTATCGGCATTGTTGGGTCGTATGCCTTCTGCGGTAGGTTATCAGCCGACCTTGGCGGAAGAGATGGGGGTATTGCAGGAGCGTATTACCTCGACTAAAACCGGTTCGATCACCTCGATCCAGGCCGTTTACGTCCCTGCCGATGACTTGACTGACCCGTCTCCGGCGACAACCTTCGCTCACTTGGACGCGACCGTGGTACTGTCTCGTCAAATCGCCGAGCTGGGTATTTATCCTGCGATCGATCCTCTGGATTCCACTAGCCGCCAGTTAGACCCACTGGTGATCGGTCAGGAGCATTACGATGTCGCACGCCGCGTGCAAGGTATCCTGCAGCGCTATAAGGAACTGCGCGATATCATCGCGATCTTGGGCATGGACGAGTTGTCGGAAGAAGACAAGTTGACCGTATCCAGAGCACGTAAGATTCAGAGATTCCTGTCACAACCGTTCTTCGTTGCCGAAGTCTTCACCGGTTCACCCGGTAAGTATGTGTCATTGAAAGATACCATTGCCGGTTTCAAAGGCATCATTGAGGGTGAATATGATGATCTTCCCGAGCAGGCTTTCTATATGGTCGGCACCATAGACGAAGCGATCGAAAAAGCGAAAGGAATGAAGTAA
- the glmU gene encoding bifunctional UDP-N-acetylglucosamine diphosphorylase/glucosamine-1-phosphate N-acetyltransferase GlmU encodes MTVKTLILAAGQGTRMRSSLPKVLHEIADRPLLKHVYDTSRGIPDNSVYIIYGHGGERVKTALSELDATWVEQKQQLGTGHAVQQASQFIEDDDTVLILYGDVPLLKQATIEDMLNNVDERTLSLLTVTLDDPSGYGRIIRDQHHAVVRIVEQKDASESELQINEGNTGILAVKGGKLKQWLSRLENNNAQNEYYLTDIIEMAVADGLTVRTTQPESQDEVLGVNNRAQLAYLERAYQAEQSLRLMELGVTLRDPARVDIRGQFSRLGQDVVVDVNVVFEGDNEIGANVSIGPNCVIRNSVIGDNVEILANSLIEEAVVGESSRIGPYARLRPQAQLADHVHVGNFVEIKKSTVASGSKINHLSYIGDSEVGSKVNIGAGTITCNYDGVNKFKTIIGDGAFIGSDSQLIAPVTIGAYATIGAGSTISKDAPDQQLTLSRSKQISVNGWQRPVKQEK; translated from the coding sequence ATGACTGTAAAAACACTTATCCTGGCCGCAGGCCAAGGTACGCGCATGCGTTCCTCTTTACCTAAGGTTCTACATGAAATCGCCGATCGCCCCCTGCTAAAACACGTTTACGATACCAGTCGCGGCATCCCCGACAATTCGGTCTATATCATATATGGACACGGCGGAGAGCGGGTTAAAACGGCGTTGAGCGAGCTGGACGCCACCTGGGTCGAACAAAAGCAGCAACTGGGCACCGGCCATGCGGTGCAACAGGCCAGCCAGTTTATCGAAGACGACGATACCGTGTTGATACTGTACGGCGATGTGCCGCTGTTGAAGCAAGCCACGATCGAAGACATGCTGAATAACGTGGACGAACGGACCTTGTCGTTGTTGACCGTGACATTGGACGATCCCAGCGGTTACGGACGCATCATCAGAGACCAGCATCACGCCGTCGTTCGCATCGTCGAGCAAAAAGACGCCAGCGAATCGGAATTGCAGATCAATGAAGGCAACACCGGCATTCTGGCCGTTAAAGGCGGCAAATTGAAACAGTGGTTGTCGCGCCTGGAAAACAACAATGCCCAGAATGAATATTATCTGACCGACATCATCGAAATGGCGGTGGCGGACGGTTTGACTGTGCGAACCACTCAGCCCGAAAGCCAGGACGAAGTACTGGGGGTCAATAACCGGGCTCAACTGGCCTATCTGGAACGGGCATACCAAGCGGAACAGAGTTTACGCTTGATGGAACTGGGCGTCACCTTGCGCGACCCGGCCAGAGTCGATATACGGGGGCAATTCAGTCGATTGGGCCAGGATGTCGTCGTCGATGTCAATGTGGTGTTCGAGGGCGACAACGAAATCGGCGCCAACGTCTCGATCGGCCCGAATTGCGTCATCAGGAATTCGGTGATCGGCGATAACGTGGAAATTCTCGCCAACAGCCTGATCGAGGAGGCGGTAGTCGGCGAGAGCAGCCGCATCGGTCCTTACGCCCGATTACGGCCGCAAGCGCAATTGGCCGATCACGTTCATGTCGGCAATTTCGTTGAAATCAAGAAATCGACTGTCGCCAGCGGTAGCAAAATCAACCATCTCAGCTATATTGGAGATAGTGAGGTAGGCAGCAAGGTCAATATCGGCGCCGGCACCATCACCTGCAACTATGACGGCGTCAATAAGTTCAAAACCATCATCGGCGACGGCGCTTTCATCGGCTCGGACAGCCAGTTAATCGCGCCTGTCACGATCGGCGCTTACGCCACGATCGGCGCCGGTTCGACGATCAGCAAGGATGCCCCGGACCAGCAATTAACCTTGAGCCGGTCCAAACAAATCAGTGTAAACGGTTGGCAAAGACCTGTGAAACAGGAGAAATAA
- a CDS encoding F0F1 ATP synthase subunit epsilon has translation MTMTVHVDIVSAEAEIFSGLAELVFAPAELGEVGIAPRHAPLISKLNPGEVRVKINDKESQSFFVSGGLLEVQPHVVTVLADTAIRAKDIDEAAALEAKARAEEALSDKSGKIDYAKAQAQLAEAIMQLRTLDRLRKRGS, from the coding sequence ATGACAATGACAGTACATGTAGATATCGTCAGTGCAGAAGCGGAGATCTTTTCCGGATTGGCGGAATTGGTTTTTGCTCCGGCTGAACTTGGCGAAGTCGGTATTGCACCGCGTCATGCTCCATTAATCTCTAAACTTAACCCCGGCGAAGTCAGGGTCAAGATAAATGACAAGGAAAGTCAGTCGTTCTTTGTTTCCGGCGGGCTTTTGGAAGTTCAGCCGCATGTGGTGACAGTACTGGCGGACACTGCAATCAGAGCGAAAGATATTGATGAGGCAGCCGCTTTGGAGGCAAAAGCAAGAGCGGAAGAAGCGTTGAGCGACAAGTCCGGTAAGATTGATTATGCTAAGGCTCAGGCGCAACTGGCCGAGGCCATTATGCAATTAAGGACGCTGGACAGGCTCAGAAAACGAGGCTCATGA
- a CDS encoding DEAD/DEAH box helicase family protein, translating into MVNQNPEQKARDQIDALLAQAGWVVQDKKKIDFSAATGISVREYQTDVGPADYVLFVDKQAVGVIEAKPEAWGEKITTVEDQSQGYANATLKWVNNSQPLRFVYESTGVITRFTDGLDPHPRSREVFNFHRPETLAKWLKEPKSLRGRLQDFPPLIKEGLRDCQITAITNLEESFKQDKPRALVQMATGSGKTFTAITASYRLLREPVSANRILFLVDTKNLGEQAEQEFMSFVPNDDNRKFTELYTVQRLKNQYIAKDAQVCISTIQRMYSILKDEPLDESLEEQNPAEQFTKPKEPLPVVYNEKIPPEFFDVIIIDECHRSIYNLWRQVLEYFDAYLVGLTATPDNRTYGFFRKNVVSEYNHEKAVADGVNVGNEIFVIETEKTKQGGKIEAKQQVERRERTTRRKRWEQQDQDEAYTAKQLDRDIVNPDQIRTVTRTFRDALPAIFPGRKEVPKTLIFAKTDSHADDIIQTVREEFGESNQFCKKVTYRVANDKTDADGNVIEKGEDPKSVLAQFRNDYYPRIAVTVDMIATGTDVKALECLLFMRDVKSKNYFEQMKGRGTRTLDKDSLQKVTPSAQSAKTHYVIVDAIGVTKSVKTASQPLITKPSVPLKDLAMGVMMGASDSDTVSSLAGRLARLDKQLDDKERARIAEKAGGTPLLMIVGELFNAIDGDRVEQKALEIAGQPVGTDPGDDARNKAQQQLVSQVANVFNGELIELIDSIRRDKEQTIVHDDLDTVLKAEWDGETTENAKMLTQEFADYLQEQADEIDALAIYFHTPARRAEVTYPQIKALLEKLKQDRPKLAPLRIWQAYAHLDNYTGENPLTELTALVALVRRVCGIDSQITPFSSTVRKNFQDWIMKYHSGNSEKFNEQQMQWLQAIRDHIASSFHFERDDLDMTPFDAKGGLMGMYQQFGDKMDWVIDELNRELVA; encoded by the coding sequence ATGGTCAATCAAAATCCAGAACAAAAAGCCCGTGACCAAATAGACGCTTTGCTCGCGCAAGCGGGATGGGTCGTGCAGGACAAAAAGAAAATCGATTTCTCTGCTGCCACGGGAATTTCTGTCCGCGAGTATCAGACCGATGTCGGCCCAGCTGATTATGTGCTGTTTGTTGATAAACAAGCCGTGGGCGTAATTGAAGCCAAACCTGAAGCCTGGGGCGAGAAGATCACCACGGTTGAAGATCAGTCGCAAGGGTATGCGAACGCCACCTTGAAATGGGTAAACAACAGCCAGCCTTTGCGCTTCGTGTATGAAAGTACCGGCGTCATTACCCGCTTTACTGATGGTTTAGATCCACACCCACGCTCCCGCGAAGTGTTTAACTTCCACCGCCCGGAAACCCTTGCCAAATGGCTGAAAGAGCCCAAAAGCCTGCGAGGTCGTTTGCAGGATTTCCCGCCATTGATCAAAGAAGGTCTGCGTGATTGCCAGATTACCGCCATCACCAACCTGGAAGAGTCCTTCAAGCAAGACAAGCCCCGCGCCCTGGTACAGATGGCCACTGGCTCAGGTAAAACCTTTACTGCGATTACAGCCAGTTATCGTCTGTTACGCGAGCCCGTGAGTGCCAATCGCATTCTCTTTCTGGTGGATACCAAGAATCTTGGGGAGCAGGCAGAACAAGAGTTCATGAGCTTCGTGCCAAACGACGATAACCGAAAGTTTACTGAGCTTTACACGGTACAGCGGCTGAAGAATCAATACATCGCCAAAGATGCCCAGGTCTGTATCAGCACCATCCAGCGCATGTATTCCATTTTAAAAGATGAACCGTTAGACGAATCACTCGAAGAGCAGAACCCGGCTGAGCAATTCACTAAGCCTAAAGAGCCACTGCCGGTCGTATACAACGAAAAGATCCCACCCGAGTTTTTCGATGTCATCATCATAGATGAATGCCACCGCTCAATTTACAATCTGTGGCGGCAGGTGTTGGAGTATTTTGATGCCTACCTGGTCGGCCTGACTGCCACACCGGACAACCGCACCTACGGCTTCTTCCGCAAAAACGTGGTCAGCGAATACAACCACGAAAAAGCCGTGGCCGATGGTGTTAACGTCGGTAACGAGATCTTTGTGATCGAAACCGAAAAGACCAAGCAAGGCGGCAAAATCGAAGCCAAACAACAGGTAGAGCGCCGCGAGCGCACCACCCGCCGCAAGCGCTGGGAGCAACAGGATCAGGACGAAGCCTACACCGCGAAACAGCTTGATCGCGACATTGTTAACCCCGACCAGATTCGCACCGTTACCCGAACATTCAGGGATGCGCTACCGGCCATATTCCCTGGGCGTAAAGAAGTGCCCAAAACCCTGATCTTTGCCAAAACCGACAGCCACGCCGATGACATCATTCAAACCGTGCGCGAAGAGTTTGGCGAAAGTAACCAGTTTTGCAAAAAAGTCACCTACCGCGTAGCCAATGACAAGACCGATGCCGACGGCAACGTGATTGAAAAAGGGGAAGATCCAAAATCCGTGCTCGCCCAGTTCCGCAACGATTACTACCCGCGTATCGCCGTTACCGTCGATATGATTGCCACAGGTACCGACGTCAAGGCGCTGGAATGCCTGCTGTTTATGCGCGATGTCAAAAGCAAAAACTACTTTGAACAAATGAAGGGGCGCGGCACCCGCACACTGGATAAAGACAGTCTGCAAAAGGTGACACCATCCGCGCAAAGCGCCAAAACCCATTATGTGATTGTCGATGCCATCGGCGTGACCAAATCCGTCAAAACCGCCAGCCAACCGCTGATCACCAAACCTAGCGTGCCGCTGAAAGACCTGGCCATGGGCGTGATGATGGGAGCGAGTGACAGCGACACTGTTTCATCGCTGGCAGGCCGCTTGGCTCGGCTGGACAAGCAACTGGATGACAAGGAACGCGCCCGCATTGCGGAAAAGGCCGGTGGCACGCCACTACTGATGATCGTGGGTGAACTCTTCAACGCCATTGATGGCGACCGCGTAGAGCAAAAAGCATTGGAAATCGCAGGCCAGCCCGTCGGTACCGACCCCGGTGACGATGCCCGCAACAAAGCTCAGCAACAACTGGTCAGTCAGGTGGCAAACGTGTTTAACGGCGAATTGATCGAGCTGATTGATTCAATCCGCCGCGACAAAGAACAAACCATCGTTCACGACGACCTGGATACAGTACTCAAAGCCGAGTGGGATGGTGAAACCACCGAAAACGCCAAGATGCTCACCCAGGAGTTTGCCGACTACTTGCAAGAACAGGCTGATGAAATTGATGCGCTCGCCATCTATTTCCATACACCAGCACGCCGTGCTGAGGTGACCTACCCACAAATCAAAGCCCTGTTGGAAAAGCTCAAGCAAGACCGCCCCAAACTCGCGCCGTTACGCATCTGGCAGGCTTACGCCCATTTGGATAACTATACCGGTGAAAACCCATTGACCGAACTTACCGCCTTAGTCGCACTGGTTCGCCGGGTGTGTGGCATCGATAGTCAAATCACGCCCTTTAGCAGCACCGTAAGAAAGAACTTTCAGGATTGGATCATGAAGTACCACTCAGGTAATTCAGAAAAATTTAATGAACAACAAATGCAATGGCTGCAAGCCATTCGCGACCATATCGCCAGTTCCTTTCACTTTGAACGCGATGATCTGGATATGACTCCCTTCGACGCCAAAGGCGGCTTAATGGGCATGTACCAGCAGTTTGGTGACAAGATGGATTGGGTGATTGATGAGCTGAATCGGGAGTTGGTGGCGTGA
- a CDS encoding helix-turn-helix domain-containing protein, with protein MIRCHLARMMGEHKMRIADVARETGLSRATVTLLYKETAQKVDLEALDKLCELFDCGIGDLLERATPTGNKHQAHDGSQ; from the coding sequence ATGATCCGCTGCCATCTCGCCCGCATGATGGGCGAGCACAAGATGCGTATTGCCGACGTTGCCAGAGAAACTGGCTTAAGCCGCGCCACGGTGACGCTGCTTTATAAAGAGACGGCGCAGAAAGTGGATCTGGAAGCGCTCGACAAATTGTGTGAGTTGTTCGACTGCGGCATTGGTGATCTGTTAGAGCGCGCGACGCCGACAGGCAACAAACATCAAGCGCACGATGGCAGTCAGTAG
- the atpG gene encoding F0F1 ATP synthase subunit gamma: MAVGKEIRTQIASIKNTQKITRAMEMVAASKMRKTKDKMEATRPYSQKISRIIKHLAHANPEYKHPFLIERDVKRVGIIIVSSDRGLCGGLNSNLFRKVLTQFKEWQGADLEVDVCAIGSKGASFFSGINANIIGQAVKLGDTPHVNDLVGVIKLMLDAFYEGRVDELYVAYNEFVNTMTQKPTVEKLLPVVEGELEEDLSGHWDYLYEPDAKEVLDNLLSRYIESIVYQGVVENNACEQAARMVAMKSASDNAGNIIDELQLVYNKARQAAITQEISEIVGGAAAV; this comes from the coding sequence ATGGCTGTTGGTAAAGAAATACGCACCCAGATAGCGAGTATCAAGAATACGCAGAAAATCACCCGCGCTATGGAAATGGTCGCGGCGAGTAAAATGCGTAAAACCAAAGATAAAATGGAGGCGACCCGCCCCTACTCGCAAAAAATCAGTCGGATAATCAAACATCTGGCGCATGCAAATCCTGAATACAAGCATCCGTTCTTGATCGAACGCGATGTCAAACGGGTTGGGATCATCATCGTAAGTTCCGACCGCGGTTTATGCGGCGGCTTGAATTCCAATCTATTCAGAAAAGTGCTGACTCAATTCAAGGAATGGCAAGGCGCCGACTTGGAAGTGGATGTTTGCGCCATCGGCAGTAAGGGCGCGAGTTTTTTCAGCGGTATCAACGCCAATATTATCGGCCAGGCGGTTAAATTAGGTGATACGCCGCATGTCAACGACCTCGTCGGCGTCATTAAACTGATGCTGGATGCCTTTTACGAAGGCAGAGTCGACGAGTTGTACGTTGCCTATAACGAATTTGTCAACACGATGACACAGAAACCAACGGTGGAAAAATTACTGCCTGTGGTTGAAGGTGAATTGGAAGAAGATCTGAGCGGTCATTGGGATTATCTGTATGAGCCTGACGCAAAGGAAGTACTGGATAATTTACTGTCGCGTTATATCGAGTCTATCGTCTATCAGGGCGTCGTGGAAAACAATGCTTGTGAACAGGCGGCTAGAATGGTGGCGATGAAGAGCGCTTCCGATAATGCCGGTAATATCATCGATGAATTGCAGCTGGTTTATAACAAAGCCAGACAAGCCGCGATTACGCAGGAAATCTCCGAAATTGTTGGCGGCGCCGCGGCTGTATAG
- a CDS encoding Fic family protein, giving the protein MQVEQFVSGTWLQQYQYKSFSPAPVNQSWEWLDPGLNTLLEQASRALAELNALSLMVPDVDLFIRMHITKEANTSSRIEGTQTQMDEAIMRKEQIAPEKRDDWQEVQNYVQAINVAIEELKTLPLSNRLLKQTHAILMDGVRGEHKTPGEFRISQNWIGGSNLNNAIFVPPHPNQVPELMSDLEKFWHNEQVQVPDLIRIAISHYQFETIHPFLDGNGRIGRLLITLYLVSRGLLHKPALYLSDFFERNRIAYYDALTVVRSSNNLLHWLKFFLTAVVETATKSKETFMAIMALRHDVENQILALGKRAENGKKLLMHLYQSPMISVGDAAEILAISHQAANSLVKQLEGMGMLVETTGYGRNRLYMFVRYFELFMK; this is encoded by the coding sequence GTGCAAGTCGAGCAATTTGTTTCCGGTACTTGGTTACAACAATATCAATACAAAAGTTTTTCTCCGGCTCCTGTGAACCAAAGCTGGGAATGGTTGGATCCTGGCCTCAATACACTATTGGAGCAGGCATCTCGTGCGTTAGCCGAATTGAATGCACTGTCGTTAATGGTGCCGGATGTGGATTTGTTCATTCGCATGCATATCACCAAGGAGGCGAATACTTCCAGCCGAATCGAAGGCACGCAAACGCAAATGGACGAAGCGATCATGCGTAAAGAGCAAATTGCGCCAGAAAAACGTGACGATTGGCAGGAAGTACAAAATTACGTTCAGGCGATCAATGTTGCGATAGAAGAACTTAAAACACTGCCGCTGTCCAACCGTTTGTTGAAGCAAACTCATGCCATTTTAATGGATGGCGTCCGCGGTGAGCACAAGACGCCGGGTGAATTTCGCATCTCGCAAAATTGGATCGGGGGCTCTAACCTGAATAACGCGATTTTTGTGCCACCGCACCCGAATCAAGTACCGGAATTGATGAGTGACCTGGAAAAATTCTGGCACAATGAACAGGTACAAGTCCCTGATTTGATAAGGATTGCGATTAGTCATTACCAATTCGAGACTATCCATCCTTTTTTAGATGGCAATGGTCGGATTGGGCGATTGTTGATTACCTTATATTTGGTCTCCAGGGGGTTGTTACACAAACCGGCGCTGTATTTGTCCGATTTTTTTGAACGTAACCGTATAGCTTATTACGATGCGCTAACCGTCGTACGAAGCTCAAATAATTTGCTGCATTGGTTGAAGTTCTTTTTAACTGCAGTGGTGGAAACCGCGACGAAAAGCAAAGAGACCTTTATGGCCATCATGGCGTTGAGACATGATGTGGAGAATCAAATTTTGGCCTTGGGTAAGCGTGCGGAAAACGGTAAAAAACTTTTGATGCATTTGTATCAAAGCCCGATGATTAGTGTCGGTGATGCCGCTGAGATTTTGGCCATTTCACATCAAGCAGCTAATTCCTTGGTGAAACAATTGGAGGGTATGGGGATGCTAGTTGAAACAACGGGTTATGGTCGCAATAGGCTCTATATGTTTGTTCGTTACTTTGAACTCTTTATGAAATAA